The window accaaataatattttgtaaatagttaaaagtgataaattatagtgataaatacaaaaactaaattgtaatatcagtttaactaaaatatttcctaaatatatttatataatcgttaaaaattttcaaataagtaacttaaaataacttataataacaatagttaaaaataactctatataaatgattatattattacctttaaaatcaaaaaatattgtttgatgttttaaataattataatgatagaaatcaaaacattaagcaaaaaaattttaaaattagttaaaaataacaactataaataatattaaaccatatttgatatttaattttattgatgtgtaactcgcgagtagaagtcatgcaaatgattgagattatgacgttataatagatttatatattatcatataattcaaaataatcaatatattatatcaaattaatatatgaattattatatcaaatttaacaacatcgttagtgttatatttaaaatatatatatatatatatatatatatatatatatatatatatatatatatatatatatatatatatatatttgtaaagacttcaactatatacgtgtttctgcgcattacaatgtcaactaaaatataaatttcagttccatttaaaaaaacaaaagaatattttgtaaatagttaaaagtgataaattgtagtgataaaagcaaaaactaaattgtaatttcaatttaacaaaaatatttcttaaatatatttttataatcgttaaaagtttccaaataagtagcttaaaataacttacaataacaatagttaaaaacaactttatataaatgattatattgttagctttaaaataaaaaaacaatgtttgatgttttaaataattataatgatagaaatttaaacattaagcaaataaattttagaaaattaattaacaataaaaacaactatatataacatcaaatcatatattgtatttaattttatttatgtgtaactcgcgagtagaagtcattcaaataattgagattatgaagttataataaatgtatatattatcatataattcaaaataatcaatatattatatcaatttagtatatacaaattattatatcaaatttaacaacaacgttattgttatatttaaaaaattatatatttgtaaatacttcaactatataggtgtttctgcgcaacgcgcggacattcgcctagtttGAAGTATAAAATTGAATATGTCATTTATCTTGGAAAAAAATTATGTTGTGTAGAATATTCTGAAGcttaaacattatatatatatatatatatatatatatatatatatatatatatatatatatatatatatatatatatatatatatatatatatattgttttttttatgtgtgtgtgtgggagTAGGAGAGGAGGAGGAGGGTAAAAGGATGAATAGAAAAAAGATAGTAGGATATTTAAATATTCTTTAAAACAAACCCATTACATATAGAAAAAAGCAAATAGATTATTCATGATCTACAAAAGAAATCATCagtttttaagaatcaaacaaaaaaatcaaCTATTTGAGGTCGATGAGGTCATCATAATGATTACATCCAAATATCAATTTAATTGTGAAATTGTGAACAAAATAATTCCAAAATAAGCAAAAAGAAACTAATTATGACTCAATAAGATTTAAgttaaaaattacacttaaaaaataACAAGATGTCCAAAATTCAAATGTAGGCATACCAAAATATTACCCGCGATTTACTTGTACATGATGAGCTTTGGACAAGTTCAATATAAGTGTTCCCTTATTGAATTAAATAGAATTATTCCTTTTAATTATCATACCTAAATACCCTAAATACCCTCATTATGCACGTATGTACACAGACACATCCGTTACTGAATCACATTTTATTTTTTACCAACGAGACATACGACAATCACGATTCTTTCATATTCCAATTCATGTATTCTTTTGACAGATTTCATTCATTTGTAAATATTCTACAAACCATACACCCCTTGACAACTTAGCATTAGTTTAGGGGACCAACAATTTGACCCCATAGGCCATAACCAACTAAGGAAAGGACAATCTAATTACCCTACACCTCGGTTCCTTTCAACCTTTGGCTTATCAATTATCATTCATGTCACAACACAACCACTATGCACCCGACATTTAGTCTcaaaatatacataaaaacatcaatttctTAACGACACTATGGACCCTTTTACAATTAACTAATACAATAAACCACATTGTGATCCTAACCTCCTAATTCTAAACCAATTCATTTTGTCCAAATAATATTCTTGTTTCATTTTCGGAATAATAAACTTTACAAATCTTGGATTCCAATTATGTGAAATGTGGGGGGAAACGATAAAAAGGAAATGGACCTACAACATGCTTATGTGTTTTCATGGTGAATGTGGAGATGTGATCGTTGTATCAGAAATAAACATGGAATtttacaacaaaaaaaaatagtataaataaatgaaataagaGACAGCATAGGACTATTTTTTGAAGAACATGCGCATGGACAGAGAAAGTGCATGGAAACTTTTAATTGTGGCCATTGGATTGCATTGGATCGGGTCATGGGATTGTTCTAGTGATCTTAGGTACAATTATTTACTGCACATTGGGGACATTTTTGTAACAATGATCAAGTCTTGTTTTTTGTACTATAAAGAATATTTTAGaaacttttttttgtttgtttaataAAAGCAAAGGGTAAAagtgaaaaataaaagaaaatcatCTATCTTTTTTTCGTGATTAAGAATCGAGCTAATTCAAGATTCGAGAAACAAGAATATTACGGTTGGTTCGTGTATGTTGATTTctgttttcattttttaaattaaataaatattcgaaaagaagaaaaatcattttattttatttatgttctAAAACAAGATCtagtaaaaactaaaaaaaatgttattttcaattatatatcatatatcaagTTAAATGGGTTGACCCGTCTAATCATTTCAACATTTTATACCGGGTTAGCAAGTTTGGTCAATTTTTGCTTGCttaacaaaaacatgtttaaaataaataaatacaaacggaaaaaaaattattaaaaaaaaaagtaaaacttTTATGTTTTCGAGTTTAAATCAAAAGTctttttttaccaaaaaaaaaacccCTACAATTTTCCCAAAACAAATTTTAGTAGAGAACCAAGTAATAAATTTGGGTATTTTTTCCGAAGGCAAAATCTcataaagttaaaaaataaaaaaaaaataaaaaaaaaaacattaaaaaaaatatcttttttttttgtgataGGTCAGGAAAATAAAGTCTGAAAGTCTGATGAGAGAGCTCAAAAATAAGCTTTGTTTTTCCGCTATATGTTTCCAAAAATACCTCAAGTAATGATtaatgaattaaataaaataaaataaaagagccTTACAGAATAAATAAAGCAGATATACAAGCACCTGAGCTTTAAATTTTAACCTTTTTCTCTGCATCTAATTTGTACTGAAGTGGGGCCCACaaatgaatttttatttttatttttttttaaataaatttcctGCACATCTCTTTCAAAACTGTCAGTCTAAATTAACCTCTGAATCCCTCTGCCCATGTTATATCTACCATCAATCATGAATCAACATTGAGTTATTAAAATCACACAGAAAAAGTAGATTCATTTTCTtctaaaaaatttatatatattttttttttaaatatatacatatatatatttggtCAAAATTTCCAGATGTGGTCCTCTTTTGCTGCAACCCAATAAAGTATAAGAAATGAGACTCATAATGATTCATTCACATTTCAAGATTTGATCAAATTTGACTAGTGAATGAATGTATTCCCATTTCAAGATtctgaccaagtttgaccaaaatCAGTATTCAGTACTCCACTTTAAAAAAGACCCCTACCCATCTCTTGGATGCAAATGACACCAATTTCATCATATTTCCGAAATTACCCTTTTCACATTAAGAGCCACAACAAGAAAAGTCAGTTATAAAAACACAAGTAAAGActtcatttctttaaaaaaaacttcTCACTGATAATAAGACTTAAAAAGTTAGAAATGTCTTTAATGCCCTTACCCCATATTACCATGTTAAAAATGTGcagaaaattaaataaaaaaaaatcagtgAAAATAGGTAGAGAGGTTAAGGGAATCCTATTTATGTGGGACATGTAGATTAAAGAAGCTTTATTCATTGTATGTAGGGCACAATGGTAAAAAATTTGAATTATGAAACTTTCTAAGATTTACAAATAACTATAGTATTATGTAACAACataaaagaaatttgcatgtttaatggtgtatatatatatatatatatatatatatatatatatatatatatatatatatatatatatataataaataaggTTTTGCATATTTACTTCTGAAAATAAACATGTATATTGAATCTGAATGAATGGAGTGTGGTAATATGAGTCACATTAATGGCATAGAGTGGCATAACTGAAATAAAAATAGCATTAttgcataaaataaattaataaaaagagAATGAATGTGCAAAAGATAATAGATGATAAGAAAAGCCCCATCATATCAACTCCTATAAGTGGCaatcatatataataaaatttacttttttcACTACATAGAATTTTATAGACAAAGTACCTAAATACATGCTATTATAAAGCCTATACTGATAAAAGAGTGATatctaaataaataaattaataaataaacatCTTATAATTCCCAAAAGGGTACAGAAATTCAACTCAAGAGCAGCATATTTAAAGTAAATAGCTACAATTGTCAAATAGTTAACTGTTTATTGGCAAATCATAATCAGTAAACAGATTTCTAGTTACTTAAAGTAGTTGCTAACAATCAATGTCTAGATATAAATTTCTAAAGAGAAAATAATAATTTAGTAAAAAATGTGTGACACATCAACATGTAATTGGGCCATATTCTATAACTCAATCATTTACAGCTCAAAAGGCTAACAATTCTACATGGTGCATTCATATCAACATCATGGGAAGATCAAATAATGCAGAATGGCATCCACTAAGTAAGACTACAATGATAGGCCTTGAGAACCCATACTGCAAATGATTGCTAATTTATAATTGAAATATATTCAAGTACTTGTCTGCAGTTGGTTAGTGGTATAATGGTTTATTATAGAAATATGTCTAGATTGAGTTGAAAATTGATCAATAGCTGCTCAAAGTATTTACTGATAGATAATTTCATTATTACTGATGTGTAAGATTCCACTTTGATTCCTCATTAAAGATCATACACCATCTACTGCATCAATTCCTGAATGCAATAAGCAAATCTTTGAAAGAATGAAGATGGTTTAGCTTAATCTGAGGAAGAGTTTTTCTAAGAATGCAGTTTCCAAACATACACATTGAGCTGGTGAATTTGTAAATTTATCATCAGTATAAGAGATAGCAAGATCAACAGAACCTGAAGATGTTATTATCATCATGAAAGATTCAACAAATCACTCAACCAATTCAAATTAGTTCTAACTACAAATACTATACAACAATGAGATCTCTACAATTGTGTGATGAAAATGTAGCCAATACGATTCCAATGAATTCTCATATGAATTGTACACCATAAAAACTGAACAGAAATTAGATTTACCACTACAATTTCCTGGAAAGGATCGAGCTAAAAAACTCACAATTCAGGAAGTGAAAGACGAATGACGCATTAAGAACACCCAATCCAGCTCCCGCAGCAACATCAAACACGAAATGCCGTCCAAGCAAAACCCTAGAAACCGACGTAGCAGTAGCCCAGGCTATTACAAGCACGTTTAAACGCTTAACACTCTCAAATTCATCCAATCCTAACATGCCAGACTTCAATTGAAGGAAAATACTTGGGATTAAATCAGAGGAAAGATAAAACAAGGAAGCGGTGAAGCAAACTCTAGAAGCGTGGCCGCTGGGGAAAGACCAGTGGTCAACGGCGAAGGTGAGGAACATGTGTTTGTTATAGACAGGGCGGGGCCGGCGAACGATATGTTTGATGAGACCTATAAGAATAAGATCGAGCAGAGATCCGATAAGTAGGTTAACAAGTAAGGTCAGTAGTAGAGGAGAAGCGGATCGGAGAGGAGAGAGAAGGAGGGAAAGGAGGATAGGGAAGAAGAGACGGCCGTCGCCGGAGATTTCAAGAAGTTTGAGGAAGGGACGAGGCAGGATGGGTTGAGTGAGGTTGTAGAGAGTGAGGGAAACAGCTGTATCAAAGTTGACTAGGTGGCGGAGGAGCGATGTTGACGGTGGTGGTGGCGGCCGCGATGGTTTCTCCATGGCGGATTATTCCGATCGACCGTCTAGACAACAGTTGTTGTGTTAGTTGCGGTTGCCGGCAGATATTGGATTTTACATTTTAGCATAAACTACATTGGGCTATAAATTTGTAGGCCCATGAGCTTTTTAAGCCCATTAATCTCTACGTCAATCCAAAtactttttcaaaaacaaaataaaaaatttaaacttgTTCATACAATTAAGAATTCATAAAGTCGCCAAGTTTATCAAACTTAACTTGTAAATAAACATATGGTCAAGCTTTCAAATACATATTTATAATGTCAAGATACAGAAATCAAGCTATAAAACTGAATACTACATATTAACATactgttttaaaaaataaataaataaataaattacagtTTAAGTCCCTGTGGTTTACATGAATTCACATTTTTTGTTCAACCTTTAAAAAATGGATAAGACATGTCCTTGTGGTTTCCCAATCTTCCAGTTTTGGTCCTTGATCCATATAAATAAACTATATTGCATTTCCTAATTTCTTTACTCAATTAtaaattttgataacaaaaataaaaataataaatatacaccACACCCGTCCACCCTCAACCTCACCCTCACTCCCTCCTTACCCCCACCACAACCGATCAAGTCCATCTCTCTTATTCACCATCGGAAACATCCTCGGAGCTTTAGTCTTCACCGTTGCTTCATCTCTTACCTTCACCGATCGACACCTCCATGAGAAAATCGTAGCACATTTATTCCAGTTCATCTACTCCATATGAGCAAAAGGAGATCCAATGGCAGTGATCATGGCTGGTGATTTAGTCCTCCTGCTCCTTTTGATTCATCGCCTTATGATTTCATAGATCCTCTGTCTCCTCTTTTAGTGTCTCAGCCTCTCTCCCTACGACGAACTGTAGACATGTCATCTCTCGCCAATTTCTATTTCTAACCCTAGTAACATACCAATTATGACAATTGGATCATCAACTCAAACTCACATCGTCCAAACTTAGAAAGTATCATATCCTCGACACTGTATCAGACATGTTCTCCATCGTCGTCATCCTACTCTTCATCGTGGTCCCCGCCCCCCACCCCATCTTGGTGACTTCGTTGCTTCCTACAGCAACCAAATGCTCATATGCTCCACAACGACCAATTTCAAACATTTACCAATATTATGATTTTATGTCAATTAGGAAGAAGAATGAAGAAATAAATATGAAGAATAAATGTGGGATAGAGCAACACTCTTGAACGGGGTGAAACAAAAACGAGGAAGGAAGAAGAAGGGGAGAGGGACAGTGAGGTTGGGGTAGAGGGTGAGGGGAGGTGGGTGGTTGgtgtatattttttattttttatgatataaaaatttataagtgagtaaaagaaaatataaaaagaaattaGAAAGAGCAATATAGTCTATTTATATGGATTAAGGACCAAAACTGCAAGATTAGGAAACTATAGGGATATGTCTTGCCCATTTTTCCATGGTTGGACCAAAAGTGCGAATCCATGTAAACCgtagggaccaaaagtgtaatttacgcaaaaaagaaaaaaaaaagatttcattACAATACAAGGAAGAGATCATATGTTCTTACAACCAATTGAGGTTCCATATGTATCTTAGTAATCTCGATCTTGCTATGAGTCAGCATCTTTGAAAGACACAAAGAACTTTATGTAGTGACAGTGTGATACTGCGATCTTGCTATGGATCAGCATCTTTGAAGGTAAGTTATGTGCTCCATTAATATCTCAATGCCTTTAGTTTGATGGTCATGATTTTCATGTGACGGTGAAAGGATGACAATAACGTCATAGTTCCTTTTAAAATACGATTTGCTAGGTTATTTTTGTGGAGATGCTTATACATTAATATAGAAAAGATGATTATAGATTATATATATCAAGGTCTAATGAATCCTTAGTTATTATATAGTGGTGAGTCAATTAGAACTTAGGTGGATCTTAGGAGCCACctaatttttaaaatttgtttatagtttatataaacaaggtCTAATGATTCCTTAGTTattatatatttgtgtgtgtgcgCGCTATAGGTAATAAATGACATCATATTTGGTAGCAAGAAGAAACCAACATCGTTTCCAAAAACAAAGTGATGCGGGGGATTcattataaataactgttgtatcTTTCATATTTTAACACCATGACTTTGTTCACGTCAAGTTTTTGACCGGCTTACTCCAAATTTATGTTGGTTTTAGTAAATAAAAGGAATGACTTATTTGGATTCGGTgcgatttttctttattttagacATTAGTTCGTATATAGGATTAGTGTTTTTGCACAAATAGTTTGCTACACATAAACAATTATCAATAAGAGTCATGCTACTAGAAACGAAatcaaaaataattaaaaatgaaaagttgtGATTCTTTAAAAATGAATATGAACACATGATTGGCTAGTCATTATTTATCATGCAACACTTCTTTATACACGACATTTGACGTATAGACTTCactgccattgaattgttcatcGGGTTTCACCAATACTTTTGTAGTGGCACGTGATATCCCTCTGGATAATGCCACATAAAGTTGGCCATGCGAGAAAACCGATTCTGGAAGATAAATTCCTACATTTGGAATTGTTTGCCCCTGAGCTTTATTTATTGTCATTGCAAAACATAATCGAATTGGAAATTGCTTTCTCTTCAGCTTGAACGGGAACATGTCATCTTCAGAAGGACTTAGAGGAATCCTTGGCAAAAATACCCTCTTTCCAGCATGTTGACCAACAGCTATTTCGGCATCAATGACATTGTGCTGAAAACTTTTACATATCAATCGGGTGCCGTTACATAATCCATTTGACGGGTCGAGATTCCGTAACAGTATTATCGGGCATCCAACTTTCAGTCTTAAGTAATGAGGGGGCAAACCACTAACACTGAGCGTGTTCAAGAATTCCACAGG of the Lactuca sativa cultivar Salinas chromosome 6, Lsat_Salinas_v11, whole genome shotgun sequence genome contains:
- the LOC111886936 gene encoding probable lipid phosphate phosphatase beta; the encoded protein is MEKPSRPPPPPSTSLLRHLVNFDTAVSLTLYNLTQPILPRPFLKLLEISGDGRLFFPILLSLLLSPLRSASPLLLTLLVNLLIGSLLDLILIGLIKHIVRRPRPVYNKHMFLTFAVDHWSFPSGHASRVCFTASLFYLSSDLIPSIFLQLKSGMLGLDEFESVKRLNVLVIAWATATSVSRVLLGRHFVFDVAAGAGLGVLNASFVFHFLNCEFFSSILSRKL